A window of Citrus sinensis cultivar Valencia sweet orange chromosome 7, DVS_A1.0, whole genome shotgun sequence contains these coding sequences:
- the LOC102614294 gene encoding uncharacterized protein LOC102614294 isoform X1 — translation MSGGSTYSRLHRLISDSVRPCTAAEVVSLTKEKEKELLASLSQVLRQIQLWTRQLESDSDDDELSAQSEDHRYLSNIVAELVFLLTLKNRYVQHLAVKILVAISGFLATSGSNWGFFIRFLCLCMELVATNALSFSSASSTAGLENSHCNSSSLLVVKPRLKNAGWSTLAEIVRVLRSILKCLNQDFEYDDNLAEVYLDSVYYSLSNMPWDSLDVIYNSQNSFSVDALDDASGVVFLGNLIQFFCSMVEQCGSVDDAGRSQDEHPFFGLVTNLVPKLFYWCLSMQGQHVITCIRQYFRHKLLVLMLRLSLQIHLDCCILVSWLQLLHNYFQELLWQPIASPGSVQDDCLEGSPFLLSNSDGEVYNMCSRHLKRQAIFLFLRCCFSLINPRGGAKKLCACLTTDSCLNFDPDLDCIGRRRGLLELYKWLQGNLHLDVFVDYEMYIENCVNFSLSFLQLFVHEDDILFKVLLQLLSLPFCVEQKFNKRKWTSQDTKEDILFHVSNVFNPVHLFHLFLAELHYDHQVLLDYLISKDTGTDCAEYLLRCLRLVSDSWPLFMEFSLSGKVTNQSSDKRRKMLLGSSNDQFGLPSTTLKNIPSLEEECKSDLEYSYQHYVTAESHYKKAKECLFSLKTSVENLHQKNLFQYNPEVLLKRNFALWQDDRDNSKKGGPLR, via the exons ATGTCCGGCGGCTCTACATACTCCCGTCTTCACCGCCTGATCAGTGATTCTGTCCGTCCGTGTACC GCAGCAGAGGTAGTTTCTTTGAccaaagagaaagagaaagaactTCTCGCTTCTCTCTCGCAG GTCTTGAGGCAAATTCAGCTCTGGACTCGTCAACTTGAGAGTGATTCCGACGATGATGAATTGAGTGCACAATCTGAGGACCATCGTTATTTATCCAACATCGTAGCTGAATTG GTATTTTTGCTTACTCTTAAGAATCGCTATGTTCAACATTTGGCTGTCAAAATTTTAGTAGCCATCTCCGGGTTCCTGGCTACATCt GGAAGCAATTGGGGCTTCTTTATACGTTTCTTGTGTCTTTGCATGGAGTTGGTGGCTACCAATGCATTGTCTTTTTCTTCCGCATCTTCAACGGCTGGACTGGAGAATTCGCATTGCAATTCTTCAAGTCTTTTGGTTGTAAAACCTAGATTGAAAAATGCTGGGTGGTCTACTTTGGCCGAAATTGTTCGAGTGTTACGCAGCATATTGAAGTGTTTAAATCAAGATTTTGAATATGACGATAATCTTGCTGAAGTATATTTAGATTCCGTGTATTATAGCCTTTCAAATATGCCTTGGGATTCCTTGGATGTGATTTATAATAGTCAGAATAGCTTTTCTGTAGATGCTTTGGATGACGCGTCAGGGGTTGTGTTTCTGGGGAACTTAATTCAGTTTTTCTGTTCTATGGTTGAGCAATGTGGTTCTGTCGATGACGCAGGTCGTTCTCAAGATGAACATCCCTTTTTTGGTCTAGTCACCAACCTTGTACCTAAACTTTTCTATTGGTGCCTCAGCATGCAAGGACAACATGTTATAACTTGCATCCGTCAATACTTCAGACACAAGTTGCTG GTTCTAATGCTCAGGTTGAGTCTCCAAATTCATCTAGATTGTTGCATTCTTGTTTCGTGGTTGCAGCTTCTTCATAATTACTTTCAAGAGCTCTTGTGGCAACCCATAGCTTCACCGGGGTCTGTTCAGGATGATTGTTTAGAAGGCTCTCCATTTCTATTGAGTAATTCTGATGGAGAGGTATATAATATGTGTTCTCGTCACTTAAAAAGACAAgctattttccttttcctgAGGTGCTGCTTCAGTTTGATCAACCCAAGAGGAGGTGCCAAAAAGCTTTGTGCATGTTTAACAACAGACTCATGCTTGAATTTTGACCCAGATTTGGATTGTATTGGTAGAAGGAGAGGTTTATTAGAGCTATATAAGTGGCTTCAAGGGAATCTTCACTTGGATGTGTTTGTTGACTATGAAATGTATATAGAAAATTGTGTTAACTTCTCCTTATCCTTCCTCCAGCTATTTGTGCATGAG GACGATATATTATTCAAAGTGCTTCTGCAATTGCTAAGTTTGCCATTTTGTGTGGAGCAAAA GTTTAACAAGAGAAAATGGACATCTCAGGATACGAAAGAAGACATTCTTTTTCATGTATCAAATGTTTTTAATCCCGTGCACCTTTTCCATCTATTTCTAGCGGAG TTACACTATGATCATCAAGTGCTTCTTGATTACCTTATTTCGAAGGACACAGGCACTGATTGTGCTGAATATCTTTTAAG GTGCCTGCGATTGGTAAGTGATTCATGGCCCTTGTTCATGGAATTTTCACTTAGTGGGAAAGTTACAAACCAATCATCTGacaagagaagaaaaatgttaTTGGGAAGCTCAAATGATCAGTTTGGCCTACCATCTACAACCTTGAAAAACATTCCATCACTTGAGGAGGAATGTAAGAGTGACCTTGAATATAGCTATCAGCACTATGTAACTGCAGAATCTCATTACAAGAAAGCCAAAgaatgtttgttttctttgaagacATCTGTGGAAAACCTTCATCAGAAGAATCTGTTCCAATATAATCCAGAAGTTCTTCTAAAACG GAACTTTGCTCTATGGCAAGATGACCGTGACAATTCAAAGAAGGGAGGACCACTTAGGTga
- the LOC102614294 gene encoding uncharacterized protein LOC102614294 isoform X4, whose translation MELVATNALSFSSASSTAGLENSHCNSSSLLVVKPRLKNAGWSTLAEIVRVLRSILKCLNQDFEYDDNLAEVYLDSVYYSLSNMPWDSLDVIYNSQNSFSVDALDDASGVVFLGNLIQFFCSMVEQCGSVDDAGRSQDEHPFFGLVTNLVPKLFYWCLSMQGQHVITCIRQYFRHKLLVLMLRLSLQIHLDCCILVSWLQLLHNYFQELLWQPIASPGSVQDDCLEGSPFLLSNSDGEVYNMCSRHLKRQAIFLFLRCCFSLINPRGGAKKLCACLTTDSCLNFDPDLDCIGRRRGLLELYKWLQGNLHLDVFVDYEMYIENCVNFSLSFLQLFVHEDDILFKVLLQLLSLPFCVEQKFNKRKWTSQDTKEDILFHVSNVFNPVHLFHLFLAELHYDHQVLLDYLISKDTGTDCAEYLLRCLRLVSDSWPLFMEFSLSGKVTNQSSDKRRKMLLGSSNDQFGLPSTTLKNIPSLEEECKSDLEYSYQHYVTAESHYKKAKECLFSLKTSVENLHQKNLFQYNPEVLLKRNFALWQDDRDNSKKGGPLR comes from the exons ATGGAGTTGGTGGCTACCAATGCATTGTCTTTTTCTTCCGCATCTTCAACGGCTGGACTGGAGAATTCGCATTGCAATTCTTCAAGTCTTTTGGTTGTAAAACCTAGATTGAAAAATGCTGGGTGGTCTACTTTGGCCGAAATTGTTCGAGTGTTACGCAGCATATTGAAGTGTTTAAATCAAGATTTTGAATATGACGATAATCTTGCTGAAGTATATTTAGATTCCGTGTATTATAGCCTTTCAAATATGCCTTGGGATTCCTTGGATGTGATTTATAATAGTCAGAATAGCTTTTCTGTAGATGCTTTGGATGACGCGTCAGGGGTTGTGTTTCTGGGGAACTTAATTCAGTTTTTCTGTTCTATGGTTGAGCAATGTGGTTCTGTCGATGACGCAGGTCGTTCTCAAGATGAACATCCCTTTTTTGGTCTAGTCACCAACCTTGTACCTAAACTTTTCTATTGGTGCCTCAGCATGCAAGGACAACATGTTATAACTTGCATCCGTCAATACTTCAGACACAAGTTGCTG GTTCTAATGCTCAGGTTGAGTCTCCAAATTCATCTAGATTGTTGCATTCTTGTTTCGTGGTTGCAGCTTCTTCATAATTACTTTCAAGAGCTCTTGTGGCAACCCATAGCTTCACCGGGGTCTGTTCAGGATGATTGTTTAGAAGGCTCTCCATTTCTATTGAGTAATTCTGATGGAGAGGTATATAATATGTGTTCTCGTCACTTAAAAAGACAAgctattttccttttcctgAGGTGCTGCTTCAGTTTGATCAACCCAAGAGGAGGTGCCAAAAAGCTTTGTGCATGTTTAACAACAGACTCATGCTTGAATTTTGACCCAGATTTGGATTGTATTGGTAGAAGGAGAGGTTTATTAGAGCTATATAAGTGGCTTCAAGGGAATCTTCACTTGGATGTGTTTGTTGACTATGAAATGTATATAGAAAATTGTGTTAACTTCTCCTTATCCTTCCTCCAGCTATTTGTGCATGAG GACGATATATTATTCAAAGTGCTTCTGCAATTGCTAAGTTTGCCATTTTGTGTGGAGCAAAA GTTTAACAAGAGAAAATGGACATCTCAGGATACGAAAGAAGACATTCTTTTTCATGTATCAAATGTTTTTAATCCCGTGCACCTTTTCCATCTATTTCTAGCGGAG TTACACTATGATCATCAAGTGCTTCTTGATTACCTTATTTCGAAGGACACAGGCACTGATTGTGCTGAATATCTTTTAAG GTGCCTGCGATTGGTAAGTGATTCATGGCCCTTGTTCATGGAATTTTCACTTAGTGGGAAAGTTACAAACCAATCATCTGacaagagaagaaaaatgttaTTGGGAAGCTCAAATGATCAGTTTGGCCTACCATCTACAACCTTGAAAAACATTCCATCACTTGAGGAGGAATGTAAGAGTGACCTTGAATATAGCTATCAGCACTATGTAACTGCAGAATCTCATTACAAGAAAGCCAAAgaatgtttgttttctttgaagacATCTGTGGAAAACCTTCATCAGAAGAATCTGTTCCAATATAATCCAGAAGTTCTTCTAAAACG GAACTTTGCTCTATGGCAAGATGACCGTGACAATTCAAAGAAGGGAGGACCACTTAGGTga
- the LOC102614294 gene encoding uncharacterized protein LOC102614294 isoform X3 codes for MSGGSTYSRLHRLISDSVRPCTAAEVVSLTKEKEKELLASLSQVLRQIQLWTRQLESDSDDDELSAQSEDHRYLSNIVAELVFLLTLKNRYVQHLAVKILVAISGFLATSGSNWGFFIRFLCLCMELVATNALSFSSASSTAGLENSHCNSSSLLVVKPRLKNAGWSTLAEIVRVLRSILKCLNQDFEYDDNLAEVYLDSVYYSLSNMPWDSLDVIYNSQNSFSVDALDDASGVVFLGNLIQFFCSMVEQCGSVDDAGRSQDEHPFFGLVTNLVPKLFYWCLSMQGQHVITCIRQYFRHKLLVLMLRLSLQIHLDCCILVSWLQLLHNYFQELLWQPIASPGSVQDDCLEGSPFLLSNSDGEVYNMCSRHLKRQAIFLFLRCCFSLINPRGGAKKLCACLTTDSCLNFDPDLDCIGRRRGLLELYKWLQGNLHLDVFVDYEMYIENCVNFSLSFLQLFVHEDDILFKVLLQLLSLPFCVEQKFNKRKWTSQDTKEDILFHVSNVFNPVHLFHLFLAELHYDHQVLLDYLISKDTGTDCAEYLLRCLRLVSDSWPLFMEFSLSGKVTNQSSDKRRKMLLGSSNDQFGLPSTTLKNIPSLEEECKSDLEYSYQHYVTAESHYKKAKECLFSLKTSVENLHQKNLFQYNPEVLLKRLMRFQELCSMAR; via the exons ATGTCCGGCGGCTCTACATACTCCCGTCTTCACCGCCTGATCAGTGATTCTGTCCGTCCGTGTACC GCAGCAGAGGTAGTTTCTTTGAccaaagagaaagagaaagaactTCTCGCTTCTCTCTCGCAG GTCTTGAGGCAAATTCAGCTCTGGACTCGTCAACTTGAGAGTGATTCCGACGATGATGAATTGAGTGCACAATCTGAGGACCATCGTTATTTATCCAACATCGTAGCTGAATTG GTATTTTTGCTTACTCTTAAGAATCGCTATGTTCAACATTTGGCTGTCAAAATTTTAGTAGCCATCTCCGGGTTCCTGGCTACATCt GGAAGCAATTGGGGCTTCTTTATACGTTTCTTGTGTCTTTGCATGGAGTTGGTGGCTACCAATGCATTGTCTTTTTCTTCCGCATCTTCAACGGCTGGACTGGAGAATTCGCATTGCAATTCTTCAAGTCTTTTGGTTGTAAAACCTAGATTGAAAAATGCTGGGTGGTCTACTTTGGCCGAAATTGTTCGAGTGTTACGCAGCATATTGAAGTGTTTAAATCAAGATTTTGAATATGACGATAATCTTGCTGAAGTATATTTAGATTCCGTGTATTATAGCCTTTCAAATATGCCTTGGGATTCCTTGGATGTGATTTATAATAGTCAGAATAGCTTTTCTGTAGATGCTTTGGATGACGCGTCAGGGGTTGTGTTTCTGGGGAACTTAATTCAGTTTTTCTGTTCTATGGTTGAGCAATGTGGTTCTGTCGATGACGCAGGTCGTTCTCAAGATGAACATCCCTTTTTTGGTCTAGTCACCAACCTTGTACCTAAACTTTTCTATTGGTGCCTCAGCATGCAAGGACAACATGTTATAACTTGCATCCGTCAATACTTCAGACACAAGTTGCTG GTTCTAATGCTCAGGTTGAGTCTCCAAATTCATCTAGATTGTTGCATTCTTGTTTCGTGGTTGCAGCTTCTTCATAATTACTTTCAAGAGCTCTTGTGGCAACCCATAGCTTCACCGGGGTCTGTTCAGGATGATTGTTTAGAAGGCTCTCCATTTCTATTGAGTAATTCTGATGGAGAGGTATATAATATGTGTTCTCGTCACTTAAAAAGACAAgctattttccttttcctgAGGTGCTGCTTCAGTTTGATCAACCCAAGAGGAGGTGCCAAAAAGCTTTGTGCATGTTTAACAACAGACTCATGCTTGAATTTTGACCCAGATTTGGATTGTATTGGTAGAAGGAGAGGTTTATTAGAGCTATATAAGTGGCTTCAAGGGAATCTTCACTTGGATGTGTTTGTTGACTATGAAATGTATATAGAAAATTGTGTTAACTTCTCCTTATCCTTCCTCCAGCTATTTGTGCATGAG GACGATATATTATTCAAAGTGCTTCTGCAATTGCTAAGTTTGCCATTTTGTGTGGAGCAAAA GTTTAACAAGAGAAAATGGACATCTCAGGATACGAAAGAAGACATTCTTTTTCATGTATCAAATGTTTTTAATCCCGTGCACCTTTTCCATCTATTTCTAGCGGAG TTACACTATGATCATCAAGTGCTTCTTGATTACCTTATTTCGAAGGACACAGGCACTGATTGTGCTGAATATCTTTTAAG GTGCCTGCGATTGGTAAGTGATTCATGGCCCTTGTTCATGGAATTTTCACTTAGTGGGAAAGTTACAAACCAATCATCTGacaagagaagaaaaatgttaTTGGGAAGCTCAAATGATCAGTTTGGCCTACCATCTACAACCTTGAAAAACATTCCATCACTTGAGGAGGAATGTAAGAGTGACCTTGAATATAGCTATCAGCACTATGTAACTGCAGAATCTCATTACAAGAAAGCCAAAgaatgtttgttttctttgaagacATCTGTGGAAAACCTTCATCAGAAGAATCTGTTCCAATATAATCCAGAAGTTCTTCTAAAACG
- the LOC102614294 gene encoding uncharacterized protein LOC102614294 isoform X2: MSGGSTYSRLHRLISDSVRPCTAAEVVSLTKEKEKELLASLSQVLRQIQLWTRQLESDSDDDELSAQSEDHRYLSNIVAELVFLLTLKNRYVQHLAVKILVAISGFLATSGSNWGFFIRFLCLCMELVATNALSFSSASSTAGLENSHCNSSSLLVVKPRLKNAGWSTLAEIVRVLRSILKCLNQDFEYDDNLAEVYLDSVYYSLSNMPWDSLDVIYNSQNSFSVDALDDASGVVFLGNLIQFFCSMVEQCGSVDDAGRSQDEHPFFGLVTNLVPKLFYWCLSMQGQHVITCIRQYFRHKLLVLMLRLSLQIHLDCCILVSWLQLLHNYFQELLWQPIASPGSVQDDCLEGSPFLLSNSDGEVYNMCSRHLKRQAIFLFLRCCFSLINPRGGAKKLCACLTTDSCLNFDPDLDCIGRRRGLLELYKWLQGNLHLDVFVDYEMYIENCVNFSLSFLQLFVHEDDILFKVLLQLLSLPFCVEQKFNKRKWTSQDTKEDILFHVSNVFNPVHLFHLFLAELHYDHQVLLDYLISKDTGTDCAEYLLRCLRLVSDSWPLFMEFSLSGKVTNQSSDKRRKMLLGSSNDQFGLPSTTLKNIPSLEEECKSDLEYSYQHYVTAESHYKKAKECLFSLKTSVENLHQKNLFQYNPEVLLKRLMRFQELCSMAR, encoded by the exons ATGTCCGGCGGCTCTACATACTCCCGTCTTCACCGCCTGATCAGTGATTCTGTCCGTCCGTGTACC GCAGCAGAGGTAGTTTCTTTGAccaaagagaaagagaaagaactTCTCGCTTCTCTCTCGCAG GTCTTGAGGCAAATTCAGCTCTGGACTCGTCAACTTGAGAGTGATTCCGACGATGATGAATTGAGTGCACAATCTGAGGACCATCGTTATTTATCCAACATCGTAGCTGAATTG GTATTTTTGCTTACTCTTAAGAATCGCTATGTTCAACATTTGGCTGTCAAAATTTTAGTAGCCATCTCCGGGTTCCTGGCTACATCt GGAAGCAATTGGGGCTTCTTTATACGTTTCTTGTGTCTTTGCATGGAGTTGGTGGCTACCAATGCATTGTCTTTTTCTTCCGCATCTTCAACGGCTGGACTGGAGAATTCGCATTGCAATTCTTCAAGTCTTTTGGTTGTAAAACCTAGATTGAAAAATGCTGGGTGGTCTACTTTGGCCGAAATTGTTCGAGTGTTACGCAGCATATTGAAGTGTTTAAATCAAGATTTTGAATATGACGATAATCTTGCTGAAGTATATTTAGATTCCGTGTATTATAGCCTTTCAAATATGCCTTGGGATTCCTTGGATGTGATTTATAATAGTCAGAATAGCTTTTCTGTAGATGCTTTGGATGACGCGTCAGGGGTTGTGTTTCTGGGGAACTTAATTCAGTTTTTCTGTTCTATGGTTGAGCAATGTGGTTCTGTCGATGACGCAGGTCGTTCTCAAGATGAACATCCCTTTTTTGGTCTAGTCACCAACCTTGTACCTAAACTTTTCTATTGGTGCCTCAGCATGCAAGGACAACATGTTATAACTTGCATCCGTCAATACTTCAGACACAAGTTGCTG GTTCTAATGCTCAGGTTGAGTCTCCAAATTCATCTAGATTGTTGCATTCTTGTTTCGTGGTTGCAGCTTCTTCATAATTACTTTCAAGAGCTCTTGTGGCAACCCATAGCTTCACCGGGGTCTGTTCAGGATGATTGTTTAGAAGGCTCTCCATTTCTATTGAGTAATTCTGATGGAGAGGTATATAATATGTGTTCTCGTCACTTAAAAAGACAAgctattttccttttcctgAGGTGCTGCTTCAGTTTGATCAACCCAAGAGGAGGTGCCAAAAAGCTTTGTGCATGTTTAACAACAGACTCATGCTTGAATTTTGACCCAGATTTGGATTGTATTGGTAGAAGGAGAGGTTTATTAGAGCTATATAAGTGGCTTCAAGGGAATCTTCACTTGGATGTGTTTGTTGACTATGAAATGTATATAGAAAATTGTGTTAACTTCTCCTTATCCTTCCTCCAGCTATTTGTGCATGAG GACGATATATTATTCAAAGTGCTTCTGCAATTGCTAAGTTTGCCATTTTGTGTGGAGCAAAA GTTTAACAAGAGAAAATGGACATCTCAGGATACGAAAGAAGACATTCTTTTTCATGTATCAAATGTTTTTAATCCCGTGCACCTTTTCCATCTATTTCTAGCGGAG TTACACTATGATCATCAAGTGCTTCTTGATTACCTTATTTCGAAGGACACAGGCACTGATTGTGCTGAATATCTTTTAAG GTGCCTGCGATTGGTAAGTGATTCATGGCCCTTGTTCATGGAATTTTCACTTAGTGGGAAAGTTACAAACCAATCATCTGacaagagaagaaaaatgttaTTGGGAAGCTCAAATGATCAGTTTGGCCTACCATCTACAACCTTGAAAAACATTCCATCACTTGAGGAGGAATGTAAGAGTGACCTTGAATATAGCTATCAGCACTATGTAACTGCAGAATCTCATTACAAGAAAGCCAAAgaatgtttgttttctttgaagacATCTGTGGAAAACCTTCATCAGAAGAATCTGTTCCAATATAATCCAGAAGTTCTTCTAAAACG tttAATGAGATTTCAGGAACTTTGCTCTATGGCAAGATGA
- the LOC102613996 gene encoding salicylic acid-binding protein 2-like codes for MEEVVGMKGKHFVLVHGANHGAWCWYKLKARLVAGGHRVTAVDLAASGINTKRIEDVHTFHAYSEPLMEVLASLPAEEKVILVGHSLGGVTLALAADKFPHKISVAVFVTAFMPDTTHRPSFVLEQYCEKIGKEDDSWLDTQFSQCDESNPSHISMLFGREFLTIKLYQLCPPEDLELAKMLVRPGSMFIDNLSKESKFSNEGYGSVKRVYLVCEEDIGLPKQFQHWMIQNYPVNEVMEIKGGDHMAMLSEPRKLCDCLSQISLKYA; via the exons atggaagaagTAGTAGGCATGAAAGGGAAGCATTTTGTTCTAGTTCATGGAGCAAACCATGGAGCATGGTGTTGGTACAAACTGAAAGCAAGGCTGGTGGCGGGGGGTCACCGGGTGACGGCGGTGGACCTAGCCGCCTCGGGCATCAACACGAAGAGAATTGAGGATGTGCACACATTCCATGCATACAGTGAGCCCTTGATGGAGGTCTTGGCATCACTTCCTGCCGAAGAAAAGGTCATACTTGTGGGACACAGCCTTGGGGGCGTCACTTTGGCCCTTGCCGCTGACAAATTCCCACACAAAATCTCCGTGGCTGTTTTCGTAACTGCATTCATGCCTGACACCACACACCGCCCATCTTTTGTTTTGGAGCAG TATTGTGAGAAGATCGGAAAAGAGGACGACAGCTGGTTGGACACTCAATTTTCACAATGTGACGAGTCAAATCCATCTCACATTTCCATGCTTTTCGGCCGCGAGTTCTTGACTATCAAGCTCTATCAGCTTTGTCCTCCTGAG GATCTGGAGCTGGCCAAGATGTTGGTGAGGCCAGGATCAATGTTTATAGACAACTTATCGAAGGAAAGTAAGTTCAGCAATGAAGGATACGGATCTGTTAAGCGAGTTTATCTTGTATGCGAAGAGGATATTGGTCTCCCTAAGCAATTTCAGCACTGGATGATCCAAAACTATCCCGTTAATGAGGTGATGGAGATCAAGGGCGGTGATCACATGGCAATGCTTTCCGAGCCACGGAAACTTTGCGATTGTCTGTCTCAGATTTCTCTTAAGTatgcataa